A window of Akkermansia muciniphila contains these coding sequences:
- a CDS encoding efflux RND transporter periplasmic adaptor subunit, which yields MKKHTHERKVPLRLLAASGLLFSLLTPGYSQGAPGKAAKPSTVLVEKATAIDSAVNKKYIGQVESIDRVTVQPRVSGNIVATRFREGKVVKKGDLLFEIEDTRYKAAVEEAVAKKAQLEAKLLYAKNSFERYNRLLASKSVSMDTVENAKSTMHALEAEIQSADAAITVAKDDLNYTKLTAPITGRTGRVTFSTGNYITPTSGSLVTITGIDEVYVKFPISERDFLSLFGTQEKMKKEALVSVNLANGKAYDQPGKIFMTDNTVQPTTDTLNVWARFPNPEDVLTPGGVVTVNLSKKNVDRFPAANISSVMHDAYKSYVYIVNDQGVVERRDVTLGNTVNNEQCFSSGVKEGEVIIIDGMHKVRPGAKVNPVYSAQN from the coding sequence ATGAAAAAACATACGCACGAACGGAAGGTTCCCCTCCGCCTGCTGGCCGCCTCCGGCCTGCTTTTCTCTCTCCTGACGCCGGGTTATTCCCAGGGCGCTCCGGGAAAAGCCGCCAAGCCCAGCACCGTACTTGTTGAAAAAGCGACCGCCATTGACAGCGCGGTGAACAAGAAATACATCGGCCAGGTGGAGTCCATTGACCGGGTGACCGTACAGCCCCGCGTTTCCGGCAACATCGTCGCCACCCGCTTCCGGGAAGGAAAGGTGGTGAAGAAGGGAGACCTCCTTTTCGAGATAGAGGACACGCGCTACAAGGCGGCCGTGGAGGAAGCGGTAGCCAAGAAGGCTCAGCTGGAAGCCAAGCTGCTTTACGCGAAGAACAGCTTTGAACGCTACAACAGGCTGCTGGCCTCCAAGTCCGTCTCCATGGATACGGTGGAAAACGCCAAGAGCACCATGCACGCCCTGGAAGCGGAAATCCAGTCCGCGGACGCCGCCATCACGGTAGCGAAGGACGACCTCAATTACACCAAACTCACGGCTCCCATCACGGGCCGCACGGGCCGCGTCACTTTCTCCACGGGCAATTACATCACGCCCACCTCCGGTTCCCTGGTGACCATCACGGGCATTGACGAGGTGTACGTGAAGTTCCCCATCAGCGAACGCGATTTCCTTTCCCTGTTCGGCACCCAGGAGAAGATGAAGAAGGAGGCCCTCGTGTCCGTCAACCTCGCCAACGGCAAGGCGTACGACCAGCCGGGTAAAATTTTCATGACGGACAATACTGTCCAGCCGACCACGGACACCCTGAACGTCTGGGCCAGGTTTCCCAATCCGGAAGACGTGCTGACGCCCGGCGGCGTGGTCACGGTGAATCTTTCCAAGAAGAACGTGGACCGCTTCCCGGCGGCCAATATTTCCTCCGTGATGCACGATGCCTACAAGAGCTATGTTTATATAGTGAACGACCAGGGCGTGGTGGAGCGCCGCGACGTCACGCTGGGCAATACGGTCAATAATGAACAGTGCTTCAGCTCCGGCGTGAAGGAAGGGGAAGTCATCATCATTGACGGCATGCACAAGGTGCGTCCCGGCGCCAAGGTGAATCCGGTGTATTCCGCTCAAAACTGA